In Desulfovibrio sp. 86, the following proteins share a genomic window:
- a CDS encoding ABC transporter ATP-binding protein: protein MQQSQPHVLADTPLLRLDDLSITFQTDDGPLPAVRNVSFSLPHGHTTCLVGESGCGKSLTARAILRLTPDNARLDGSIMLDGQDILRLPPRALRSIRGRRAGMVFQEPMTSLNPVLRVGEQVAEPLRLHMGMHRAQAREEAISLLAEVGIPSPESRYDDYPHQLSGGMRQRVMIAMALACRPDLLLADEPTTALDATIQGQILRLMRARSRERGMAVLLITHDLGVAEQMADTIGVMYAGRLVEYAPARDLFAHPLHPYTQGLLRAAPNARSRELHRLPTIPGSVPSLRSMPGGCPFHPRCDQAMPLCREKTPPTVTARQQHNTACWLHQNPA, encoded by the coding sequence TTGCAGCAGAGCCAACCGCACGTCCTGGCAGACACCCCCCTGCTCCGCCTGGACGACCTCTCCATCACCTTTCAGACGGACGACGGCCCCCTGCCCGCTGTGAGAAATGTGAGCTTCAGCCTGCCCCACGGGCACACCACCTGCCTTGTGGGCGAATCCGGCTGCGGCAAAAGCCTCACCGCCAGAGCCATCTTGCGCCTCACGCCGGACAACGCCCGTCTGGACGGCAGCATCATGCTGGACGGTCAGGACATCTTGCGCCTGCCCCCGCGCGCGCTGCGGAGCATCCGTGGGCGGCGGGCCGGCATGGTCTTTCAGGAGCCCATGACCTCGCTGAACCCTGTGCTCAGGGTTGGCGAACAGGTGGCGGAACCCCTGCGCCTGCACATGGGGATGCACCGCGCCCAGGCGCGCGAGGAGGCCATATCCCTGCTGGCGGAGGTGGGCATTCCCTCGCCGGAAAGCCGCTATGACGACTACCCTCACCAGCTTTCGGGCGGCATGCGGCAAAGGGTCATGATCGCCATGGCCCTGGCCTGCCGACCCGACCTGCTGCTTGCCGACGAACCCACCACAGCGCTGGACGCGACCATTCAGGGGCAAATTCTGCGCCTCATGCGCGCCCGCAGCCGGGAGCGCGGCATGGCCGTGCTGCTTATCACCCATGATCTGGGCGTTGCCGAACAAATGGCCGACACCATTGGCGTCATGTACGCCGGGCGACTGGTGGAATACGCCCCGGCCCGCGATCTTTTCGCGCATCCGCTGCATCCCTACACGCAGGGCCTGCTCCGCGCCGCGCCCAATGCCCGCTCCAGAGAACTCCACCGCCTGCCGACCATTCCAGGCAGCGTGCCTTCGCTGCGCTCTATGCCCGGCGGCTGCCCCTTTCACCCCCGCTGCGACCAGGCCATGCCCCTTTGCCGTGAAAAAACGCCTCCGACCGTTACCGCGCGCCAGCAGCACAACACTGCCTGCTGGCTGCACCAGAACCCCGCGTGA
- a CDS encoding NAD(P)-dependent alcohol dehydrogenase codes for MKGLAMLRLNAVGWIEKHAPRCGPLDALVQPLAVAPCTSDVHTVWEGALGDRRDLILGHEAVGEVVEVGSLVRDFKPGDRVIVPAITPDWNSLEAQSGYSMHSGGMLAGWKFSNFKDGVFAELFHVNDADGNLALLPSDMDPAEAVMLSDMVPTGLHGAELADVQYGDSVLVVGIGPVGLMAVAGAALRGAGRIYAVGSRAVCVAAARKYGATEIIDYRQGDLGPQVASLTRGQGVDKAIIAGGDVDTFADVIKVLKPGGRIGNVNYLGAGESVRIPRAAWGCGMGHKTVAGGLMPGGRLRMQKLASMLAVGRLDVAPLITHRFHGFDKMEEALMLMKDKPRDLIKPVVTL; via the coding sequence ATGAAAGGGTTAGCGATGCTTCGGTTGAACGCTGTTGGCTGGATTGAGAAACACGCCCCCAGGTGCGGTCCTCTGGACGCGCTGGTTCAGCCCCTGGCGGTGGCTCCCTGTACGTCTGACGTGCATACTGTATGGGAGGGGGCCCTGGGCGACAGGCGTGATCTCATACTTGGGCATGAAGCCGTGGGCGAGGTCGTGGAAGTGGGCTCGCTGGTTCGCGACTTCAAACCCGGCGACAGGGTCATTGTGCCCGCTATCACGCCTGACTGGAATTCGCTGGAAGCCCAGAGCGGCTATTCCATGCACTCTGGCGGCATGCTGGCAGGGTGGAAGTTTTCCAATTTCAAGGACGGCGTTTTTGCCGAACTTTTTCACGTCAATGATGCTGATGGCAACCTTGCCCTTCTGCCTTCAGACATGGATCCCGCCGAGGCTGTCATGTTGAGCGACATGGTGCCCACCGGTCTGCATGGCGCTGAACTGGCGGACGTGCAGTACGGGGATTCCGTGCTGGTCGTGGGCATAGGCCCCGTGGGGCTCATGGCGGTGGCGGGGGCGGCCCTGCGCGGTGCGGGCAGGATATACGCGGTGGGTTCTCGGGCCGTATGCGTTGCGGCCGCCAGAAAATACGGGGCCACAGAAATCATCGATTACCGGCAGGGAGATTTGGGGCCGCAGGTGGCAAGTCTCACGCGCGGCCAGGGAGTGGACAAGGCCATTATCGCGGGCGGCGATGTGGATACTTTTGCCGACGTGATCAAGGTGCTCAAGCCAGGCGGCCGCATCGGCAACGTCAACTATCTGGGCGCGGGGGAGTCGGTGAGGATTCCGCGCGCGGCGTGGGGCTGCGGCATGGGGCACAAGACTGTCGCCGGGGGGCTCATGCCCGGCGGGCGATTGCGCATGCAAAAACTGGCCAGCATGCTCGCGGTGGGTCGTCTTGACGTCGCGCCGCTGATCACGCACCGCTTCCACGGTTTTGACAAGATGGAAGAGGCCCTGATGCTCATGAAGGACAAACCGCGCGACCTTATCAAGCCTGTGGTCACCCTGTAG
- a CDS encoding methyl-accepting chemotaxis protein yields the protein MKLSSKMILSFCGVILIMLALSGVSMKNLSDINSTIEEVDKSWLPSVIAIQSMNQQLYAVRADLLTMMLHDQPDEITYYKDRIAATLKGLRENGDKYKDLLATHASATDNKDRQLFEEIIASLNTITGIRGRIVDMVDKRDPGQALAIYDNEYRPLFRKLMGLFDEIVILNVKGSSDASHHAFNIVEAARTTTILLALAGIVISVFLIFFLTRSVNRQLGKDPGELNILARRVADGDYNVDDGKPKTGVFASLVAMVDALKQHIENARLESANAQEQSKKAMEAMEKAEAASTEARQKTQAMLQAAERLEEVAQVVSTASTQLSAQIEQSDRGTAETSQRLSEAATAMNEMNATVQEVARNAAQASTASAETRQKAQDGAAIVSRSLDSINHVHQSSLRLKEDMALLGSHAQDISRIMGVISDIADQTNLLALNAAIEAARAGDAGRGFAVVADEVRKLAEKTMASTQDVGAVISAIQHSTAASMESVDKAVQEVDRAAEFANQSGTALEVIVSTVDATADQVNAIAAASEEQSAASEEINHTITQINTMSLQTAQAMEEASKAVADLAAQAHGLSSLISDMKA from the coding sequence ATGAAACTCAGCAGTAAAATGATCCTGTCCTTTTGCGGGGTCATTCTCATCATGCTCGCCCTTTCCGGGGTCTCCATGAAAAACCTGTCTGACATCAATAGCACTATTGAAGAAGTGGATAAATCATGGTTGCCTTCTGTCATCGCCATTCAGAGCATGAACCAGCAACTTTACGCCGTGCGCGCCGATCTTTTGACCATGATGCTGCACGATCAGCCCGACGAAATAACGTATTACAAGGATCGCATTGCCGCGACCCTGAAGGGCCTGAGAGAAAACGGCGACAAATATAAAGACCTGCTCGCCACGCACGCCAGCGCTACCGACAACAAGGACAGGCAGCTTTTTGAAGAGATCATTGCTTCCCTGAATACCATAACCGGCATTCGCGGCAGAATCGTCGATATGGTGGACAAGCGCGACCCTGGGCAGGCCCTTGCCATTTATGACAATGAGTACCGCCCCCTTTTCAGAAAGCTCATGGGCCTGTTTGACGAAATCGTGATCCTGAACGTCAAGGGCAGCAGCGACGCGAGCCACCATGCCTTCAACATTGTCGAAGCCGCGCGGACTACGACAATTCTTCTGGCCCTGGCCGGCATTGTCATCAGCGTTTTTCTGATCTTTTTCCTCACGCGCTCGGTCAACAGGCAATTGGGCAAGGACCCCGGCGAACTGAACATCCTCGCCAGGCGCGTTGCTGACGGCGACTACAATGTGGACGACGGCAAGCCCAAGACAGGCGTGTTCGCCTCGCTCGTGGCCATGGTAGACGCCCTGAAGCAGCATATTGAAAACGCCAGGCTTGAATCCGCCAATGCCCAGGAGCAATCCAAAAAAGCCATGGAGGCTATGGAAAAGGCCGAAGCCGCCAGCACGGAGGCCAGGCAGAAAACCCAGGCCATGCTTCAGGCAGCCGAAAGACTTGAAGAGGTCGCCCAGGTGGTGAGCACGGCTTCGACCCAGCTTTCAGCCCAGATCGAGCAGTCTGACCGTGGAACCGCCGAAACCTCGCAACGCTTGTCGGAAGCCGCCACTGCCATGAACGAGATGAACGCCACCGTGCAGGAAGTGGCCCGCAATGCCGCGCAGGCGTCCACCGCCTCGGCCGAAACACGGCAAAAAGCCCAGGATGGCGCGGCCATAGTGAGCCGCTCGCTGGACAGCATCAACCATGTGCATCAGTCCTCCCTGCGTCTCAAGGAAGACATGGCCCTGCTGGGCTCGCACGCGCAGGACATAAGCCGCATCATGGGCGTCATCTCGGACATTGCGGACCAGACAAACCTGCTGGCCCTCAATGCCGCCATCGAGGCCGCCAGGGCGGGCGACGCCGGGCGCGGATTCGCCGTGGTGGCTGACGAAGTGCGTAAACTGGCTGAAAAAACCATGGCCTCGACGCAGGACGTGGGGGCGGTCATAAGCGCCATCCAGCACAGCACCGCCGCCAGTATGGAGTCTGTGGACAAGGCCGTGCAGGAGGTTGACCGCGCCGCCGAGTTCGCCAACCAGTCGGGCACGGCGCTTGAGGTCATCGTATCCACGGTGGACGCCACCGCCGACCAGGTCAACGCCATTGCCGCGGCCAGCGAAGAGCAGTCCGCAGCCAGCGAAGAAATCAACCATACCATTACCCAGATCAACACCATGTCGCTCCAGACGGCGCAGGCAATGGAAGAGGCTTCCAAAGCCGTGGCCGACCTGGCCGCGCAGGCCCATGGCCTGAGCAGCCTCATCAGCGACATGAAAGCATAA
- the yedF gene encoding sulfurtransferase-like selenium metabolism protein YedF, which produces MQFLDCLGLACPQPVILCRSAVDKGVERLEVLVDNEPALENVQRFLQGRGYTVSASQEGPQQWRIGATVDAGAAANAAAGVSAAPEARDGQEQDLRTLVLITTETLGRGDETLGTKLMENFLATLPELGSRLWRLVLVNGGVKLTARPGPALDSLQKLAQQGVSVLVCGACLGHYGLLEAKAVGETSNMLDIVTSMDLADKIIRP; this is translated from the coding sequence ATGCAGTTTCTTGATTGTCTGGGGCTTGCTTGTCCGCAGCCTGTCATCCTTTGTCGTTCAGCTGTGGACAAAGGGGTGGAACGCCTGGAAGTGCTGGTTGACAATGAGCCCGCACTGGAAAACGTGCAGCGGTTTCTTCAGGGCAGAGGGTATACGGTGAGCGCAAGCCAGGAAGGGCCGCAGCAGTGGCGCATTGGCGCTACCGTTGATGCCGGGGCTGCCGCCAATGCCGCGGCTGGCGTGTCGGCCGCGCCTGAAGCGCGGGACGGGCAAGAGCAGGATTTGCGCACGCTTGTGCTCATCACCACTGAAACCCTGGGCCGTGGCGACGAGACCCTGGGCACAAAGCTTATGGAGAACTTTCTGGCCACGCTGCCGGAACTGGGCTCACGGCTGTGGCGGCTGGTGCTTGTCAACGGCGGCGTCAAGCTGACGGCACGCCCTGGTCCGGCGCTGGATTCGCTGCAAAAGCTCGCGCAACAGGGCGTGTCCGTTCTTGTGTGCGGCGCCTGCCTCGGGCACTACGGCCTTCTGGAAGCCAAGGCCGTGGGCGAGACGTCCAACATGCTGGACATTGTGACAAGCATGGATCTGGCGGACAAGATCATCCGTCCCTGA
- a CDS encoding bacteriohemerythrin, with protein MGILLQIIILCTLIGLAIANGNKDMQWVLLAVAALCALADAALWLANRARSQKLRQRTDALFAEDNPARQGDEIQRAEYCLTHLRDAENSLTEDASVIEELRAEVERLHAKLNDVEEEKKALRSKSDRGAMVLHKAHTVCKNLSSEVRELASLVNDVSKGVQVQRDHLTETSGSMSKVAQTAQESSHRVHELSENAQSSSASAATGEREVEGALSSIEKLKDTIVHLKQAMADLGTKASNIGQVMSVINEVADQTNLLALNAAIEAARAGDAGRGFAVVADEVRKLAEKTMGATKEVEDAVHAIQEETRRNVLTVDKAAQLSVDGAEQASRAGNVMRDILQSINDTAEHLLIVARSAQEQSQHSADTTSALGEIHHVAEQTAQSMETFTAALLGVQSGMEELDMIVNALVSGDYEQATSDQFVQWTPKLDLHVPMVDKQHRLLVDYINELYTAMAHNRTAEEMQVILRKLRDYTATHFADEEKMFTATAYLGAAEHMKIHRKFVAKLDEVEEQLKSGTATVSMDLLTFLKDWLVQHIMGTDPTYVPYLKKQDLEPEQSQ; from the coding sequence ATGGGAATCTTGCTGCAAATCATCATCCTGTGCACCCTCATCGGCCTGGCCATTGCAAACGGCAACAAAGACATGCAATGGGTTCTTCTGGCCGTGGCGGCTCTGTGCGCGCTGGCTGACGCAGCCCTTTGGCTTGCCAACAGGGCCAGATCCCAAAAACTGCGCCAACGCACTGATGCTCTTTTTGCTGAAGACAATCCCGCGCGTCAAGGCGACGAGATACAGCGGGCCGAATACTGTTTGACCCATTTGCGCGACGCTGAAAACAGCCTGACTGAAGACGCCTCTGTCATTGAAGAACTGCGGGCCGAAGTGGAAAGGCTGCACGCAAAGCTCAATGATGTGGAAGAAGAAAAAAAGGCCCTGCGCAGCAAGTCTGACCGTGGGGCCATGGTGTTGCACAAGGCGCACACCGTATGCAAAAACCTGTCTTCGGAAGTGCGCGAACTGGCAAGCCTTGTGAACGATGTCAGCAAGGGCGTTCAGGTGCAGCGCGACCACCTCACCGAGACCAGCGGTTCCATGTCAAAGGTTGCGCAAACCGCCCAGGAATCCTCACACAGGGTGCACGAACTTTCAGAAAACGCGCAAAGCTCCAGCGCCAGCGCCGCCACAGGCGAACGTGAAGTGGAGGGCGCATTGTCCTCCATTGAAAAGCTCAAAGACACCATTGTCCATCTCAAGCAGGCCATGGCCGACCTTGGCACAAAGGCCAGCAACATCGGCCAGGTCATGTCGGTCATCAACGAAGTCGCCGACCAGACCAACCTGCTGGCGCTCAACGCCGCCATTGAGGCCGCCCGCGCGGGCGACGCCGGACGCGGTTTTGCCGTGGTGGCCGATGAAGTACGCAAACTGGCCGAAAAAACCATGGGAGCCACTAAGGAAGTGGAAGATGCCGTGCACGCCATCCAGGAAGAGACGCGGCGCAACGTGCTTACCGTGGACAAGGCCGCCCAGCTCAGCGTGGACGGGGCCGAACAGGCTTCGCGCGCGGGCAATGTCATGCGCGACATTCTCCAGTCCATCAACGATACTGCCGAGCATCTTCTGATCGTGGCCAGGAGCGCGCAAGAACAGTCGCAGCACAGCGCCGACACCACCAGCGCGCTGGGTGAAATCCACCACGTGGCCGAGCAGACCGCCCAAAGTATGGAAACCTTCACAGCCGCCCTGCTCGGCGTTCAGAGCGGCATGGAAGAGCTGGACATGATTGTCAATGCCCTGGTTTCCGGCGACTACGAGCAGGCGACCTCCGACCAGTTCGTGCAGTGGACGCCCAAGCTTGACCTGCATGTGCCCATGGTTGACAAGCAGCACAGGCTGCTGGTGGACTATATCAACGAACTGTACACGGCCATGGCCCATAACCGCACGGCAGAAGAAATGCAGGTCATCCTGCGCAAGCTGCGCGACTATACGGCCACACACTTTGCGGACGAGGAAAAGATGTTCACCGCCACAGCCTATCTGGGCGCGGCCGAACATATGAAAATCCACAGAAAGTTCGTGGCCAAGCTGGACGAAGTTGAGGAACAGCTCAAATCCGGCACAGCCACCGTGAGCATGGACCTGCTCACCTTCCTCAAAGACTGGCTTGTGCAGCATATCATGGGCACTGACCCCACCTATGTTCCCTATCTCAAAAAGCAGGATCTGGAGCCCGAACAGTCCCAGTAG
- a CDS encoding lysophospholipid acyltransferase family protein, which translates to MQGTTDLLPLASGLEPSGRGGPGRSPLRRLADDFNRQMRAFGRSLSGLAPLEQAALRLPVCDAPHSWAAASLTQLDVEVCCSGEDMARIPAQGPVIFYSNHPTGALDGLIMAALCGRARPDLKILASSKLLQLTHLTPLTPMLLPLDLSGEDRTANGASLRSAVRHLRRGGALGIFPAGKVARWRAGAGLEEQPWTELLSRLGQWRQKEDSGEEAPCVQYVPLHVQASADPFFLSAAFLHEGLATALLPRVLWRQRGSRATLRVGEALKEQSLAGLDHVQRTHCLRMYREALVPARKRAIAQKIAGERRQTPLAESADQQDFMAALAALPESSVLAREGRYSVYALHGSACPLLLDEVTRRREESFRALGEGTGKARDIDRYDPQYEHLLLVDEEAQCLAGSYRARLVRPDDAASCGRNGLYTASLFRYDPEFFRQCGKALELGRAFVCLEYQKEYAPLMLLWKGIAQLALQKGARTLFGPASIGLNYRPQSVDLLWRHLRLRHWHAPLAGLVRGRKPRHLRSELPFARQLEYNGVNTVVRQMEGGRGLPILFKHYLQLGGRIAAFHEDRAFGTLDALLVVDLLNAPEKQLRRFLGEDGMAALRSGGCSI; encoded by the coding sequence ATGCAAGGAACCACAGACCTGCTACCCCTGGCATCGGGGCTGGAACCTTCAGGCAGAGGCGGCCCAGGCCGTTCGCCCCTGCGGCGGCTGGCCGACGACTTTAACCGTCAGATGCGGGCCTTTGGTCGCAGTCTGTCTGGTTTGGCCCCTCTGGAACAGGCAGCGCTGCGTCTGCCTGTCTGCGATGCCCCGCACAGCTGGGCCGCCGCCAGCCTGACGCAACTGGACGTTGAGGTGTGCTGCTCCGGGGAAGATATGGCCCGCATACCTGCCCAAGGGCCGGTCATTTTTTATTCCAACCATCCCACAGGCGCTCTGGACGGTCTTATAATGGCCGCGTTGTGCGGCAGGGCGCGTCCTGATCTGAAAATACTTGCCAGCTCCAAGCTGCTGCAACTGACCCATTTGACGCCACTGACGCCCATGCTGCTGCCTCTGGACCTTTCGGGCGAAGACAGGACTGCCAACGGCGCGTCTCTGCGTAGTGCCGTCAGGCATTTGCGCCGGGGCGGAGCGCTTGGGATTTTCCCCGCTGGCAAGGTGGCCCGCTGGCGCGCCGGAGCGGGGCTGGAAGAGCAGCCCTGGACGGAGCTTTTGAGCCGCCTTGGCCAATGGCGGCAAAAAGAGGACAGCGGGGAGGAAGCGCCCTGCGTCCAATACGTTCCCCTGCACGTCCAGGCCAGCGCCGATCCCTTCTTTCTTTCCGCCGCCTTCCTGCACGAAGGCCTTGCCACGGCCCTGCTGCCGCGCGTTCTCTGGCGACAGCGCGGAAGCCGCGCGACGCTGCGGGTGGGAGAAGCCTTGAAAGAACAGAGCCTGGCTGGCCTTGACCACGTGCAGCGCACCCATTGTTTGCGCATGTACCGTGAGGCGCTGGTTCCCGCACGCAAAAGAGCCATTGCTCAAAAAATCGCTGGCGAAAGGCGGCAGACTCCGCTGGCCGAAAGCGCGGATCAGCAGGATTTTATGGCGGCTCTGGCGGCTTTGCCCGAGAGCAGCGTTCTAGCCAGGGAAGGCAGGTACAGCGTGTACGCGCTGCACGGCAGTGCGTGCCCCCTTCTGCTGGACGAGGTGACGCGCCGCCGCGAGGAGAGCTTTCGCGCTCTGGGCGAGGGCACGGGCAAGGCCAGGGACATCGACCGCTATGACCCCCAGTATGAACACCTCTTGCTGGTGGATGAAGAGGCCCAGTGCCTGGCCGGTTCATACAGGGCGCGTCTGGTGCGGCCCGACGATGCCGCCAGCTGCGGACGCAACGGCCTCTATACGGCCTCGCTCTTTCGATACGACCCGGAATTTTTCCGCCAGTGCGGCAAGGCGCTTGAACTTGGCAGGGCTTTTGTCTGCCTTGAATATCAAAAGGAATACGCGCCGCTGATGTTGCTCTGGAAGGGCATTGCCCAACTGGCCTTGCAAAAGGGCGCGCGCACGCTTTTTGGCCCGGCCAGCATAGGGCTGAACTACCGTCCCCAGTCAGTAGACCTTTTGTGGCGGCATTTGCGGCTGCGCCACTGGCATGCGCCCCTGGCGGGCCTGGTGCGGGGGCGCAAACCCCGTCATCTGCGCAGTGAACTGCCCTTTGCCCGGCAGCTGGAGTATAACGGGGTCAACACCGTGGTACGCCAGATGGAAGGCGGACGCGGCCTGCCCATTCTCTTTAAGCACTATTTGCAGTTGGGAGGGCGCATAGCGGCCTTTCACGAAGACAGGGCCTTTGGCACCCTGGACGCGCTTCTGGTTGTGGACCTGCTTAACGCGCCGGAAAAACAGTTGCGCCGCTTTCTTGGCGAAGACGGAATGGCCGCCTTGCGTAGTGGCGGGTGCAGCATATAG
- a CDS encoding TraR/DksA C4-type zinc finger protein yields the protein METTFMLRRLQEELADELQRMGQLRTVFQAQHFADEVDAASHLEAAHLAQCSARRSAQRIRDLQSLLHLLQHNGPRQCVDCGDDIPLERLMAAPGTTRCLYCQQQMESMAFPLTGQPESAPAVWPASWSASGPASGSASGPLSGFDAGVTPEARFC from the coding sequence ATGGAAACCACATTCATGCTCAGGCGTCTTCAGGAAGAACTGGCCGACGAATTGCAGCGTATGGGCCAGCTGCGCACCGTATTTCAGGCACAGCATTTTGCCGACGAGGTGGACGCGGCCAGCCATCTGGAGGCTGCCCATCTGGCGCAGTGCAGCGCACGCCGCAGCGCCCAGCGCATCCGCGACCTTCAGAGTCTTTTGCATCTTTTACAGCACAACGGCCCCCGTCAGTGCGTTGACTGCGGCGACGACATCCCGCTTGAGCGCCTGATGGCGGCTCCGGGCACCACGCGCTGCCTCTACTGCCAGCAGCAGATGGAAAGTATGGCCTTTCCTCTGACGGGGCAGCCTGAAAGCGCACCAGCGGTCTGGCCCGCGTCGTGGTCGGCGTCAGGGCCAGCATCGGGATCCGCGTCGGGGCCTTTGTCGGGATTTGACGCAGGCGTCACGCCCGAGGCCCGGTTTTGCTGA
- the pdxT gene encoding pyridoxal 5'-phosphate synthase glutaminase subunit PdxT, whose amino-acid sequence MAVRCVGVLALQGAFREHVAAVSRLGVAAREVRQLKDMDGIDAMIIPGGESTTMGKLLNEWHMLEPLRERIEQGMPVYGSCAGLILLCRTIENSDQPRLGVLDATVRRNAFGRQVDSFETELSMPEVGAEPVPAVFIRAPVIISVGPEVRVLAQVKGQAVAVRQNNILATSFHPELTPDTRLHSYFLNMHG is encoded by the coding sequence ATGGCCGTACGTTGCGTGGGCGTTCTGGCTCTTCAGGGAGCCTTTCGTGAACATGTGGCCGCTGTGTCCAGGCTGGGCGTGGCGGCTCGCGAAGTGCGCCAGCTCAAAGATATGGACGGCATCGACGCCATGATCATTCCCGGCGGCGAAAGCACCACCATGGGCAAGCTGCTCAACGAGTGGCACATGCTGGAGCCTTTGCGCGAACGCATCGAGCAGGGCATGCCCGTCTACGGCAGTTGCGCCGGGCTCATCCTGCTGTGCCGCACCATTGAAAACTCGGATCAGCCGCGCCTTGGCGTGCTGGACGCCACTGTGCGGCGCAATGCCTTTGGCCGTCAGGTGGACAGCTTTGAGACCGAACTCAGCATGCCCGAGGTCGGCGCCGAGCCCGTTCCGGCGGTGTTCATCCGCGCTCCGGTGATCATCAGCGTGGGACCGGAGGTCAGGGTGCTGGCCCAAGTCAAGGGGCAGGCCGTGGCCGTGCGCCAGAACAATATTCTGGCCACGTCCTTTCATCCGGAACTGACGCCGGATACCCGCCTGCACAGCTACTTTCTGAATATGCACGGTTAA
- the pdxS gene encoding pyridoxal 5'-phosphate synthase lyase subunit PdxS gives MEQGTIRLKTGLAEMLKGGVIMDVTTPEQAKIAEEAGACAVMALERVPADIRAAGGVARMADPTIVKKIMEVATIPVMAKARIGHFVEARILEAMGVDYIDESEVLTPADDKYHIDKRDFTVPFVCGCRNLGEALRRIAEGAAMIRTKGEPGTGNVVEAVRHCRQVMNEVRVLCGLPEAEVANFAKEIGAPLEVCLLVRKEGRLPVVNFAAGGIATPADAALMMHLGCDGVFVGSGIFKSGDPAKRAKAIVQAVTNYKDFAMLAEISRDLGEPMVGIEISTIPSGERMQERGW, from the coding sequence ATGGAACAGGGCACCATCCGCCTGAAGACAGGCCTTGCGGAAATGCTGAAAGGCGGCGTGATTATGGACGTCACCACTCCAGAACAGGCCAAGATTGCTGAAGAGGCCGGGGCTTGCGCTGTGATGGCGCTGGAACGCGTGCCTGCGGACATTCGCGCCGCTGGCGGCGTGGCCCGCATGGCCGATCCCACCATTGTCAAAAAAATTATGGAAGTGGCCACCATTCCGGTTATGGCCAAAGCCCGCATCGGCCATTTTGTGGAAGCCCGCATCCTTGAAGCCATGGGCGTGGACTACATTGACGAAAGCGAAGTGCTTACTCCCGCTGACGACAAATATCATATCGACAAGCGCGACTTCACCGTGCCCTTTGTCTGCGGTTGCCGCAATCTGGGCGAAGCCCTGCGCCGCATCGCCGAAGGCGCGGCCATGATCCGCACCAAGGGCGAACCCGGCACCGGCAACGTGGTCGAAGCCGTGCGCCATTGCCGCCAGGTCATGAACGAAGTGCGCGTTCTCTGCGGCCTGCCCGAAGCCGAAGTGGCCAATTTTGCCAAGGAAATCGGCGCGCCTCTTGAAGTGTGTCTGCTCGTGCGCAAAGAAGGCCGCCTGCCCGTGGTCAACTTTGCCGCTGGCGGCATCGCCACCCCGGCCGACGCGGCCCTGATGATGCACCTTGGCTGCGACGGCGTTTTTGTGGGCTCCGGCATCTTCAAGTCCGGCGACCCCGCCAAGCGCGCCAAGGCCATTGTGCAGGCCGTGACCAACTACAAGGACTTCGCCATGCTGGCCGAAATATCCCGCGATCTGGGCGAACCTATGGTGGGCATTGAAATTTCCACCATTCCTTCCGGTGAGCGTATGCAGGAGCGGGGCTGGTAA
- a CDS encoding HAD family hydrolase, which produces MSRLFTNGLAGVIFDCDGVIVDSRESNTVFYNRVLEHFNLPPMTPEQEQFCFMATAMQALLHIVPPHLHKQIGYVTSEVVNYHRDIMPMLRLQPGFVDFIDYLRDKQVRMAVHTNRRLEGIQTVLDIFGLPSYFDPVVAADTAAPKPSPEGTLRICAAWQTPPETVLFVGDSEHDKETAQGAGVVFAAFNGGALRGQITASDYAGLRVALDDALPQSSART; this is translated from the coding sequence ATGAGCCGTCTTTTCACCAACGGCCTTGCTGGGGTCATCTTTGACTGCGACGGCGTTATCGTGGATTCGCGTGAATCCAACACTGTTTTCTACAACCGTGTGCTTGAGCACTTCAACCTGCCGCCCATGACGCCGGAGCAGGAACAATTCTGCTTTATGGCCACTGCCATGCAGGCCCTGCTGCACATTGTGCCGCCGCATTTGCATAAGCAGATAGGCTATGTGACCAGTGAAGTGGTCAACTATCATCGCGACATTATGCCCATGCTGCGCCTGCAACCAGGGTTTGTTGATTTCATTGACTATCTGCGCGACAAACAGGTGCGCATGGCCGTGCATACCAACCGCAGGCTCGAGGGAATACAAACGGTTCTGGACATTTTCGGCCTGCCCTCCTATTTTGATCCTGTGGTCGCAGCTGATACAGCAGCGCCCAAACCATCTCCCGAAGGCACATTGCGCATCTGCGCCGCATGGCAGACCCCGCCGGAAACCGTGCTTTTTGTGGGTGACAGCGAACATGACAAAGAAACGGCCCAGGGGGCGGGCGTGGTATTTGCCGCATTTAACGGCGGCGCTTTGCGGGGGCAGATAACGGCAAGCGATTACGCAGGCCTGCGCGTGGCCCTGGATGACGCGTTGCCGCAAAGCAGCGCCAGGACATAA